The following coding sequences lie in one Thalassoglobus polymorphus genomic window:
- a CDS encoding Gfo/Idh/MocA family protein, whose product MTQKTIRIAISGTGFAGDYTASTYSMIPHKNGVHIELAGVISGRRENAEKFAVRHNVTNAFDSHEEMLKSVQPDIDNICCANFAHGPYATEAGQAGVPVIVLEKPPVIWPGYPEGRTADAATRKEESMDYLATVLDAVRAGKSKLLYAEDFIYVDGVKGIVELLIEAQKQNKGKVLYQSGVCAHQGSHAPAYDTPSKSGGGALFNKACHPLGPALYLKQVEGILNGTGPIRPVQVSAAALQILKHQPETSHEFFRPMQNVDDFGRITVMFEDRTIAEVHGHDLSISGIRNEFSVITDFAEYDVRMNPNNENELFLPEGTAAGNILLREKLSTPQGTSFPRPNQTYSHGYVNEMNDAVDCALESDRSPQSGPMMAWDTMAVLMASYESADADGRFVDISEYTVRGRQFTENEIPDPHRLGKVFQRQ is encoded by the coding sequence ATGACGCAGAAAACGATTCGCATTGCAATCAGTGGAACTGGCTTCGCTGGTGACTACACAGCGAGTACCTATTCGATGATCCCACACAAGAATGGGGTTCACATCGAGTTGGCCGGAGTCATTTCGGGAAGACGGGAGAACGCTGAGAAATTCGCGGTGCGGCACAACGTGACGAATGCCTTTGATTCCCACGAGGAAATGCTGAAGTCCGTTCAACCAGATATCGACAACATCTGCTGCGCAAATTTTGCTCATGGTCCGTATGCGACGGAGGCTGGTCAGGCTGGCGTTCCGGTGATCGTGCTTGAGAAGCCGCCTGTCATTTGGCCTGGTTATCCCGAGGGGCGAACTGCCGACGCAGCGACCCGCAAAGAAGAGTCAATGGACTACCTGGCAACAGTTCTGGATGCTGTCAGAGCCGGAAAGTCGAAACTGCTGTACGCTGAAGATTTTATTTACGTCGACGGGGTCAAGGGAATTGTGGAGCTTTTGATCGAAGCTCAGAAGCAGAACAAAGGGAAAGTTCTTTATCAATCCGGTGTGTGTGCTCATCAGGGATCACATGCGCCGGCGTACGATACGCCCAGCAAGTCTGGTGGCGGAGCCCTCTTCAATAAGGCCTGCCATCCGTTAGGACCTGCTTTGTATTTGAAACAAGTCGAAGGAATTTTGAACGGGACCGGCCCAATTCGACCCGTACAGGTTTCGGCAGCTGCGCTTCAAATTCTTAAACATCAACCAGAGACAAGTCATGAGTTCTTTCGACCGATGCAAAACGTCGATGACTTTGGACGCATCACTGTGATGTTTGAAGACCGGACGATTGCAGAAGTTCATGGGCACGATCTCAGCATTTCTGGAATCCGAAACGAATTCTCGGTGATTACCGACTTCGCTGAGTACGATGTTCGCATGAACCCCAATAACGAAAATGAATTATTCTTACCCGAGGGAACAGCAGCTGGCAATATTTTGCTACGAGAAAAACTTTCGACTCCGCAAGGAACAAGTTTTCCTCGACCCAATCAGACCTACTCGCACGGATATGTCAACGAGATGAACGATGCCGTTGACTGTGCTCTTGAGTCAGACCGTTCTCCACAATCTGGACCGATGATGGCTTGGGACACGATGGCTGTCTTGATGGCAAGTTATGAAAGTGCAGATGCTGACGGTCGTTTTGTCGACATCAGCGAATACACAGTGCGGGGACGACAATTCACGGAAAACGAAATTCCGGATCCGCATCGACTCGGGAAAGTGTTCCAACGCCAGTAA
- a CDS encoding PSD1 and planctomycete cytochrome C domain-containing protein, with the protein MMRLFVSSAVVISITLAIVSSVTAEDLEFNRDIRPILSDKCFFCHGPDEEDRQADLRLDKAEAAHEYAIVPGKPEESELIARLLSPDPELRMPPAESEKHLSAEEIKLLTDWIKQGAKYEPFWAYVPPKRREPRTNEKTSTPTLIDSFISEKLVAEGLQFSPPAEPVTLIRRLYFDLIGLPPSPEEVDAFVSDHSEKTYRDIIDRLLASDHFGERMAIYWLDLVRYADTVGYHGDQDHHISPYRDWVIEAFNDNMPFDQFTREQLAGDLLPDSTIDQKIATGYNRLLQTSHEGGVQPKEYLSIYAADRVRNLSSVWMGATVGCAQCHSHKYDPYTIQDFYSLAAFFADIDEDQHFYIGSNALPTRRPPELEVISQRGRERLAKIERRLETMPKSQSKRRGVLEAEKKEIEDSARLTMVTVAKEPREMRVLPRGNWLDDSGPIVEPAVPEFLGNLDLQSRRANRLDLANWLTGTKAGVGGLTARVQVNRYWYLLFGTGLSRSLDDFGGQGTPPSHPELLDELTLEFIESGWDVKHILKQILLSKAYRQSSVASPELLQKDPYNQLFARQGAYRLPAEVLRDNALMVAGLLNTEYGGESSHPYQPPGYYRHLNFPKREYESDQDSQQYRRGVYVHWQRQFLHPMLKAFDAPSREECTAERPRSNTPLAALVLMNDPTFIEAARSFAARILEESDGTDQQRIEAAFRRAVSRLPDEVESQVLLEVLEQSRKDFKEREKSVAEFLDVGLNLETDQSEKQLDQQELAAWTSVTRVILNLNESITRN; encoded by the coding sequence ATGATGCGTTTATTCGTCTCGTCCGCTGTTGTCATTTCCATCACGCTTGCCATCGTCAGTTCGGTGACTGCTGAGGATCTGGAATTCAACCGGGATATTCGTCCTATTCTTTCGGACAAATGTTTCTTCTGTCACGGACCGGATGAAGAAGACCGTCAGGCGGATTTGCGTCTCGACAAGGCAGAAGCTGCTCATGAGTACGCCATTGTGCCGGGAAAGCCGGAAGAGAGTGAACTGATTGCACGCTTGCTGAGCCCGGACCCGGAACTCCGCATGCCTCCGGCCGAATCGGAGAAACATCTCTCAGCGGAAGAAATCAAACTTCTCACCGATTGGATCAAACAAGGTGCCAAGTACGAACCGTTTTGGGCGTATGTCCCTCCCAAACGTCGAGAACCAAGAACGAATGAGAAGACTTCAACGCCAACACTCATTGATTCATTCATCTCAGAGAAACTGGTCGCTGAAGGACTTCAGTTTTCTCCGCCGGCAGAACCAGTCACCCTCATTCGCAGGCTCTACTTTGATCTTATTGGACTCCCCCCCAGCCCTGAGGAAGTAGACGCCTTTGTCTCCGACCATTCAGAAAAAACTTATCGCGACATCATCGACAGGTTGTTAGCCTCTGATCACTTTGGCGAACGAATGGCGATCTACTGGCTCGATCTCGTTCGCTACGCCGACACAGTCGGATACCACGGAGATCAGGACCATCACATCTCCCCTTACCGAGACTGGGTGATTGAAGCGTTCAACGACAACATGCCCTTCGACCAGTTCACTCGCGAACAACTCGCTGGCGATTTACTTCCAGATTCAACGATCGATCAGAAGATTGCCACCGGCTACAACCGTTTGCTGCAAACGTCTCATGAAGGAGGCGTGCAACCGAAAGAGTATCTGTCGATCTATGCAGCTGACCGGGTCCGCAATCTCAGTTCCGTCTGGATGGGGGCAACTGTCGGGTGCGCTCAGTGCCATTCACACAAGTACGATCCGTACACCATTCAAGACTTTTATTCTCTGGCTGCCTTCTTTGCCGACATCGATGAAGATCAACACTTCTACATCGGGAGCAATGCACTTCCCACTCGCCGCCCCCCTGAACTTGAAGTCATTTCGCAGCGTGGTCGTGAAAGACTTGCCAAAATTGAACGCCGTCTCGAAACGATGCCAAAGTCTCAGTCAAAACGTCGCGGAGTTCTGGAAGCCGAGAAGAAAGAAATCGAAGATTCGGCCCGCTTAACGATGGTCACTGTTGCGAAAGAACCGCGAGAAATGCGAGTTCTGCCACGAGGAAATTGGCTCGATGATAGCGGACCAATCGTCGAACCGGCAGTCCCGGAGTTTCTTGGGAATCTTGATCTGCAATCAAGGCGAGCCAATCGTCTTGATCTCGCAAACTGGTTAACAGGAACAAAAGCTGGTGTTGGCGGATTGACCGCGCGGGTCCAGGTCAATCGATATTGGTATCTCCTTTTTGGAACTGGACTGTCGAGGTCTCTCGACGATTTTGGAGGGCAGGGGACTCCGCCTTCGCATCCTGAACTGCTTGATGAGTTAACGCTTGAATTCATCGAGAGTGGCTGGGATGTCAAACACATCTTGAAACAAATTCTGCTCAGCAAAGCGTATCGACAATCGTCAGTCGCGAGTCCCGAACTGTTACAGAAAGATCCCTATAACCAGCTTTTCGCCAGACAGGGTGCTTACCGCCTCCCCGCGGAAGTGCTTCGCGACAATGCACTCATGGTTGCCGGATTGTTGAACACAGAATATGGAGGAGAAAGCAGCCATCCATATCAGCCCCCGGGATACTATCGACACCTCAACTTCCCCAAGCGCGAGTACGAATCAGATCAAGACTCTCAACAATATCGCCGAGGGGTTTACGTTCATTGGCAACGTCAGTTTTTGCATCCGATGCTGAAAGCGTTCGACGCTCCCAGCCGAGAAGAATGCACTGCCGAACGTCCGCGCTCAAACACTCCATTGGCTGCTTTGGTTTTAATGAACGATCCAACTTTCATCGAAGCGGCCCGCTCATTTGCGGCACGCATCCTTGAAGAATCAGACGGAACCGACCAGCAGCGGATCGAAGCAGCTTTCCGTAGAGCGGTCTCCCGCTTGCCTGACGAAGTTGAATCGCAAGTTCTCCTTGAAGTCCTTGAGCAAAGCCGCAAGGACTTCAAGGAAAGAGAGAAGAGTGTGGCAGAGTTTCTCGATGTTGGCCTGAATCTCGAAACGGATCAGTCCGAGAAACAACTCGATCAGCAAGAACTCGCAGCCTGGACGTCTGTCACGAGAGTCATCTTGAACTTGAACGAATCGATCACTCGAAATTGA